Below is a window of Candidatus Delongbacteria bacterium DNA.
GATTTTAATCAGCCTGATAATAAAGAAGAAATAGAAAATTTTATTCGTCAAATTAATAAATCTTATGCGAAATTAAATTTTTCACCTGATTTTCCATATTTGCAATCAATAGAAATTGGAAAAGAGCATGCGGATCTTACAAAGATGATAGGAAAAGCAACCCATGATATAAAATTAAAATTTGGGTGGAAGTACAACAATGCGATGGGTGATTCAAAAAATCGCTTTTCTTCTCCAATCTATGTCTCTGTAATAAAAAGAACCGATGGAAAATTATATCCAATAATATCAACACTAAATACTGTTCCTCCAAATAATGGAAAATTCGACACTGAAATTCAAAATGATTTTAAAAACAGTTTGACATGAAAAAATATTTATTTCTATTCACTATATCACCAGTTCAGGCTTTTATTGCTCAGGCAAGGAAAGCTCAAGATTTATATGGAGGTAGCAAGCTTTTAAGTGACTTAACAAGATTTGCAATAAACGAATTTTTAAATGAAGCTGCCAATTCTGGAAAAATTCTTTTTCCATCAAAATGGGAAAAAGAGTTTGATTCTGCACTTCCAAATCGATTTTTATCTGAAGTTGAGTGTAACGAGAAGGATTGCTACAATATTGGGAATTCTATCGAAGGCAATTTAAAAAAATACTTTAAACAAATTGCTGATGAAACTTTTAAGGTTGTTGCACATGATAATAAAAAACCCAATGGTTACGATAGTCAAATTGATAATCATTTGATTATTAATTGGGTGTTTGAATCGTATAATGGGAGAACTTATGCAGAAACATTTAAGGCTCTTGAGTCTAATCTTGGGTCATTAAAAAACATTAGAAAGTTTAATCAATTGCCCGATTATGAGTATGGAAGGAAAGACAACCTATCTGGTGAGCTCAATGCCCTGTTTTTTAATGAACGATTTGGTCAATTACCCCTTTTCACTGAATTTGCCCTAAAGCTTAATGTACCTACCACACTGCTTTCTCCAGGAGAAGGGTTATCTGCTGTTAGCTTAACTAAGCGTTTTTACAAATATGACTCCACGAAGTCTTTTCAATCAACAGCTGAAATTGCACAATTAGATATTAAAATAGATATTGAACAAAACCCTTCCTTTAAACTATTTAAAAGTTTATTGATTGATGACTTTGATTACCAATTGCTTTATAAGGATAACTTAAACAAAAAATATTTTATTAAACAAGGGATTGGTTTTCCTTCGAATGAAGAATCATTGATTAATTTTTACAACGATATTTTTAAAGCGATAAAGGCAAAAGGCAAAAGGCAAAAGAAATACTATGCCATTTTAATCTTTGATGGTGATGATATGGGAAAATGGCTTTCCGGAGAAAAGCTTGGGAATAAAATTATTGATGATGATTATTTGAAAAAATTCCACCATAAATTAAGCACACTTCTTGCCGATTTTGCACTATTTGCTAAAGAATTTGTTGATGCGAATAATTATGGGAGAACCATATATGCTGGTGGTGATGATTTTCTCGCATTACTTAATTTGAATAATATCTTTGATGTTGTGATTGAGCTAAGAAAAATGTTTGATGAAAAAGTCTCTTTAATATTGAGAAATGAGTATAGTGAAATCGTTGATACATTATCTTTTTCTGCAGGGCTAACCATTGCACATTATTCGCATCCGTTAAGTGATGTTTTAAACAACGTGCGTCAAATGGAGAAAAGTGCAAAATTGAATAACAAGAATTCTATAGCAATTTCAGTATTAAAAAAATCAGGAGAGAAGCAGCAAATGACTTTAAATTGGGGAGATAATCAAAGTAATTTGCGTGCACTATCATCAATTGTTAGTTCTTTAAATGACCATGATTTTAGTCCTGCATTTATTGAAAATTTAAATAGAGTATTTCAAATATTCGTCGACACTAAAAAAAACTACGAACTATTTAATATTTTCAAATTGGAGTCACGAACCTTCATAAATAGAGCCAAAAAGCCAAAGTTAGAAAAAGCCAAAGTTGATGAACTATATAAAAATGTCGAGAAGCTTATTGATTCACTTGATTTGCGAAACACTTTGGAAGCATTAAATATTGTTGATTTTGTTTACCGAAAAGCCTAGAACCATGAAAATAGAAATAACACCATTTGACACCTTATTTTTCAAGGACGCAAAACCTTTTACAATGGGAGAAGACACTTGGGCTACAGGAAGTTTTCCACCATCACCGGCGGTGATATATGGAATGCTGAGAACAACTTATGCCGCACAGAATAATATCTCATTAGCAAATATTGAAGTTGCAACCAAAGATTTACGAATCAATTCATTACATCTTAAAACTAAGAATGGGCTTTTATTTCCATATCCGGCAGATATCTTTCAACCTAAAGAAGAAAACGGAAAAAGGGGAGAAATTAATATCATGAAATTGAAAAGAAATTCCATAATTTCTAATATAGATATTATCCAATATCCCTTTATTCTTAGTCCTGAAACCAATAAAA
It encodes the following:
- the cas10 gene encoding type III-B CRISPR-associated protein Cas10/Cmr2 translates to MKKYLFLFTISPVQAFIAQARKAQDLYGGSKLLSDLTRFAINEFLNEAANSGKILFPSKWEKEFDSALPNRFLSEVECNEKDCYNIGNSIEGNLKKYFKQIADETFKVVAHDNKKPNGYDSQIDNHLIINWVFESYNGRTYAETFKALESNLGSLKNIRKFNQLPDYEYGRKDNLSGELNALFFNERFGQLPLFTEFALKLNVPTTLLSPGEGLSAVSLTKRFYKYDSTKSFQSTAEIAQLDIKIDIEQNPSFKLFKSLLIDDFDYQLLYKDNLNKKYFIKQGIGFPSNEESLINFYNDIFKAIKAKGKRQKKYYAILIFDGDDMGKWLSGEKLGNKIIDDDYLKKFHHKLSTLLADFALFAKEFVDANNYGRTIYAGGDDFLALLNLNNIFDVVIELRKMFDEKVSLILRNEYSEIVDTLSFSAGLTIAHYSHPLSDVLNNVRQMEKSAKLNNKNSIAISVLKKSGEKQQMTLNWGDNQSNLRALSSIVSSLNDHDFSPAFIENLNRVFQIFVDTKKNYELFNIFKLESRTFINRAKKPKLEKAKVDELYKNVEKLIDSLDLRNTLEALNIVDFVYRKA